One Cervus canadensis isolate Bull #8, Minnesota chromosome 1, ASM1932006v1, whole genome shotgun sequence genomic window carries:
- the CA4 gene encoding carbonic anhydrase 4 — protein MRLLLALLVLAAAPPRARAASHWCYQIQLKPSNYTCLGPDEWEGSCQNNRQSPVNIVTAKTQLDPNLGRFSFSGYDRKHQWVVENNGHTVMVSLGDEVSIAGGGLSTRYRAKQLHLHWSKAMDRGSEHTFNGERFAMEMHIVHEKEKGPSRNAGEDEIAVLAFMVEDGSNNVNFQPLVEALSHIPRPNMNTTMKSSISLFDLLPEEDSLRHYFRYLGSLTTPTCDEKVVWTVFQEPIQLHRDQILAFSQKLFYDQEQSVNMTDNVRPVQSLGQRQVFRSRAPGPLLSQPLPTLLAPALACLTVGFLR, from the exons cATCACACTGGTGCTACCAGATTCAACTCAAACCCTCCAACTACACCTGCTTGG GGCCAGATGAGTGGGAAGGCAGCTGCCAGAACAACCGTCAGTCCCCCGTCAACATCGTCACAGCCAAGACTCAGCTGGACCCAAACCTGGGGCGCTTCTCCTTCTCTGGCTACGACAGGAAGCACCAATGGGTCGTGGAAAACAACGGGCATACAG TGATGGTGTCGCTGGGAGACGAGGTCTCGATCGCCGGAGGAGGACTGAGCACACGGTACCGGGCCAAGCAGCTGCACCTGCACTGGTCCAAGGCGATGGACCGGGGCTCAGAGCACACCTTCAACGGGGAGCGCTTTGCCATGGAG ATGCACATAGTGCATGAGAAAGAGAAGGGGCCATCCAGGAATGCGGGCGAAGATGAGATCGCGGTGCTGGCCTTCATGGTGGAG GACGGATCCAACAATGTGAACTTCCAGCCCCTGGTGGAGGCGCTGTCTCACATCCCCAGACCCA ATATGAACACCACGATGAAAAGCAGCATCAGCCTCTTCGACCTGCTCCCGGAGGAGGATAGTCTGAGGCACTACTTCCGCTACCTGGGCTCACTTACCACGCCGACCTGCGACGAGAAGGTGGTCTGGACCGTGTTCCAGGAGCCGATACAGCTCCACAGGGACCAG ATCTTGGCCTTCTCCCAGAAGCTGTTCTATGACCAGGAGCAGAGCGTGAACATGACGGACAACGTCAGGCCCGTGCAGAGCCTGGGCCAGCGCCAGGTTTTCAGGTCCAGGGCCCCAGGACCGCTGCTGTCCCAGCCGCTGCCCACCCTGCTGGCCCCCGCGCTCGCCTGCCTGACGGTGGGCTTCCTCCGGTGA